One segment of Vagococcus martis DNA contains the following:
- a CDS encoding oligopeptide ABC transporter substrate-binding protein, with translation MKYKKLFSVVALGAAVTVGLSACGGGKSDKKSSGKADKTEDVSKFPVKTSNQEKAKEGGTLEAAVVMDTQFKGMFSETFYEDAYDNQFMQPSHESLFTSNGNFETTEDGVAKKDIDVDGKKITITIIKDAKWSDGKPLVADDIIQPYLIIGNKDYSGIRYGEDFQNIVGMDEYHEGKADSISGIKKVDDKTVEISYKEMNPGMKQTSETVWTSAMPSHIFKDIPVKGMESSDAVRKNIVTFGPYKMEKINTGESVEYTPNEYYYGEKPKLSKITMRVAPSSSIVESLKAKKYDMVFSMPTDNYPNYKDVEGYEILGRQDLAYTYIGFKLGKWDDAKGEAVYNPDSKMANKSLRQAMGYAIDNDAVANKFYNGLRQSANAIIPPIFDEFSDKSLVGYSKQDIDKANKLLDEAGYKKKDGEEFRRDPNGEKLEINFASMSGGETAQPLAEYYMDCWKEIGLDVKLSTGRLIEFQSFYDKLKNDSPDVDVYQAAWGLSSDPSQSGLYGPKAAFNYTRFVSDENTKLLNEIDSEKSFDGKYRTEKFKEWQEYVADEAFVIPTLFRDAVLPVSDKVTNFDWAYDVTSNPWSHVGVTDKK, from the coding sequence ATGAAGTACAAAAAATTATTTAGCGTCGTAGCACTTGGTGCTGCAGTAACAGTCGGGTTATCAGCTTGTGGTGGAGGAAAATCTGACAAAAAATCTAGTGGGAAAGCCGATAAAACAGAAGATGTATCAAAATTCCCAGTAAAAACTTCTAATCAAGAAAAAGCCAAAGAAGGCGGAACGTTAGAAGCAGCCGTTGTTATGGATACTCAATTTAAAGGAATGTTCTCTGAAACATTCTATGAGGATGCTTATGACAACCAATTTATGCAACCATCTCATGAATCATTATTTACAAGTAATGGTAACTTTGAGACAACAGAGGATGGGGTAGCGAAAAAAGATATCGATGTTGATGGTAAGAAAATTACAATCACAATTATTAAAGATGCCAAATGGTCAGATGGTAAACCATTAGTAGCAGATGATATTATCCAACCATACTTAATCATTGGTAACAAAGATTATTCAGGTATCCGTTATGGTGAAGATTTCCAAAATATCGTAGGTATGGATGAATACCATGAAGGAAAAGCTGATTCTATCTCAGGAATCAAAAAAGTAGATGACAAAACGGTAGAAATTTCTTACAAAGAAATGAACCCAGGTATGAAACAAACAAGTGAAACTGTTTGGACTTCAGCAATGCCTTCTCATATCTTTAAAGATATTCCAGTAAAAGGTATGGAATCTAGTGATGCGGTACGTAAAAACATCGTTACTTTTGGACCATACAAAATGGAAAAAATTAATACAGGTGAATCTGTAGAGTATACACCAAACGAGTACTACTACGGCGAAAAACCAAAATTAAGCAAAATAACAATGCGCGTTGCACCATCTAGCTCAATCGTTGAGTCTTTAAAAGCTAAAAAATATGACATGGTATTCAGTATGCCAACTGATAACTATCCAAACTACAAAGATGTAGAAGGATATGAAATCTTAGGTCGTCAAGATTTAGCTTATACTTATATTGGATTCAAATTAGGTAAATGGGATGATGCTAAAGGTGAAGCTGTTTACAATCCAGATTCAAAAATGGCAAACAAATCATTACGTCAAGCAATGGGCTATGCCATTGATAACGACGCTGTAGCAAACAAATTCTACAACGGATTACGTCAATCAGCTAATGCGATTATTCCACCAATCTTTGATGAATTTAGTGACAAGAGCTTAGTAGGATATTCTAAACAAGATATTGATAAAGCAAACAAATTATTAGATGAAGCTGGATACAAGAAAAAAGATGGCGAAGAATTCCGTCGCGATCCAAATGGTGAAAAACTAGAAATTAACTTTGCTTCTATGTCAGGTGGCGAAACTGCCCAACCATTAGCTGAATACTACATGGACTGCTGGAAAGAAATTGGTTTAGATGTTAAATTATCAACAGGTCGTTTAATTGAATTCCAATCATTCTACGATAAATTGAAAAACGATTCACCAGACGTTGATGTGTACCAAGCAGCATGGGGATTAAGTTCAGATCCATCTCAATCAGGATTATACGGACCTAAAGCGGCGTTTAACTACACTCGTTTTGTCAGTGATGAAAATACTAAACTATTGAATGAAATTGATTCTGAGAAATCATTTGACGGTAAATACCGTACTGAGAAATTTAAAGAATGGCAAGAATATGTTGCAGATGAAGCATTTGTTATCCCAACATTATTCAGAGATGCTGTATTACCAGTAAGTGATAAAGTAACTAACTTTGACTGGGCTTATGATGTAACAAGTAACCCATGGTCTCACGTTGGTGTAACGGATAAAAAATAA
- a CDS encoding ABC transporter permease has product MSKEKKVANVETVSAPPTGFKMIAREFKKDKLALFSLALLIIIFAVIFIGALVLDKDAVMKVSILDKYAAPGDGYLLGADEGGRDVFGQLIIGARNSVVIGFSITIITSIIGVGLGIVAGYYGGMVDSIIMRIVDFIMILPITMIIIVFVTIVPSYNVFSFIMIMSAFYWVAKARLFRGKTLSEVRRDYISASKTLGTSDFKIMFGELMPNLSSLIITNLTMNFAGNIGIETTLSYLGFGLPQSTPSLGTLIGYASNGVVLSDMTWVWAPASILILVMMLCINYVGQALKRSADARQRLG; this is encoded by the coding sequence ATGAGTAAAGAAAAAAAAGTAGCAAACGTAGAGACTGTTAGTGCACCACCAACAGGCTTTAAAATGATTGCTCGAGAATTCAAAAAAGATAAATTAGCATTATTTTCATTGGCGTTATTAATTATTATCTTTGCAGTTATTTTTATCGGTGCACTTGTTTTAGATAAAGATGCTGTCATGAAAGTAAGTATTTTAGATAAATACGCGGCTCCAGGAGATGGTTACCTATTAGGTGCTGATGAAGGTGGTCGTGATGTCTTTGGACAATTAATTATTGGCGCTCGTAACTCGGTCGTTATTGGGTTTTCAATCACGATTATTACGTCTATTATTGGGGTAGGTTTAGGGATTGTAGCAGGATATTATGGTGGTATGGTAGATAGTATCATCATGCGAATCGTGGACTTTATTATGATTTTACCTATTACAATGATTATTATCGTATTTGTTACGATTGTTCCAAGCTATAATGTGTTTTCATTTATTATGATTATGAGTGCCTTCTATTGGGTAGCTAAAGCACGTCTTTTTAGAGGGAAAACATTATCTGAAGTTCGTCGTGATTACATCAGTGCCTCAAAAACATTGGGAACAAGTGACTTCAAGATTATGTTTGGTGAGTTAATGCCAAACTTAAGCTCATTAATTATTACAAATTTGACGATGAACTTTGCAGGCAATATCGGGATTGAAACAACATTGTCATACTTAGGATTCGGATTACCACAATCAACACCAAGTTTAGGTACATTGATTGGGTATGCGTCAAATGGTGTCGTTTTATCAGATATGACATGGGTGTGGGCGCCAGCGTCTATTTTAATTCTTGTCATGATGTTATGTATCAACTACGTTGGTCAAGCATTGAAGCGTTCAGCTGATGCACGTCAACGTTTAGGATAA
- the opp4B gene encoding oligopeptide ABC transporter permease, which yields MWKTILRRVLLMIPQIFVLSLFIFLLAKAMPGDPFTGLINPNMDPATIDKMREAAGLNNPWYVQYFDWITNAFKGDFGQSFLYKLPVSDIIGSRVGNTIYLSLLTVIITYAIALPLGLFSGRYQNSWFDKAVVVYNFVSFAVPIFIFALLMLFIFGYRLEWFPTTGSVASGLEPGSFQYVMSRLYHMILPAITQALLATAVTIQYLRNEVIDAKQLDFVRTARAKGVPTNKVFTHHIFRNASLPIAAQLSYEITALISGSVVIEQTFAYPGIGKLFIDAINGRDYSVITAIVLILGIVTIIGNLISDIVMSIVDPRIRIQ from the coding sequence ATGTGGAAAACGATATTAAGACGTGTATTACTGATGATTCCACAAATTTTTGTGTTGAGTCTGTTTATCTTTTTATTAGCAAAAGCTATGCCAGGGGATCCGTTTACTGGATTGATTAATCCAAATATGGACCCTGCAACGATTGACAAAATGCGTGAAGCAGCGGGATTAAATAATCCATGGTACGTTCAGTATTTTGATTGGATAACGAATGCATTTAAAGGTGACTTTGGTCAGAGTTTCCTATACAAATTACCAGTAAGTGATATTATTGGTTCTCGTGTTGGAAATACCATTTACTTGTCATTATTAACAGTGATTATTACATATGCAATTGCCTTACCATTAGGTTTATTCTCTGGTCGTTACCAAAATTCTTGGTTTGATAAAGCAGTTGTCGTTTATAACTTTGTCAGCTTTGCTGTTCCAATCTTTATCTTCGCGTTACTAATGTTGTTTATCTTTGGTTACCGTTTAGAGTGGTTCCCAACAACTGGTTCAGTAGCTAGCGGATTAGAGCCTGGCTCATTCCAATATGTCATGAGTCGTTTGTACCACATGATATTACCAGCAATTACGCAAGCTTTACTTGCAACAGCTGTAACGATTCAATACTTACGTAATGAAGTTATCGATGCTAAACAGCTAGATTTCGTTCGTACAGCAAGAGCAAAAGGTGTACCGACTAATAAAGTCTTTACACACCATATCTTTAGAAATGCTTCTTTACCAATAGCAGCTCAATTAAGTTATGAGATTACCGCTTTAATCAGTGGTTCAGTTGTTATTGAACAAACCTTTGCTTATCCAGGTATTGGTAAACTGTTTATTGATGCGATCAACGGACGTGACTACTCAGTGATTACAGCCATAGTATTAATACTAGGTATTGTAACAATTATCGGAAACTTAATTTCAGATATTGTCATGAGTATTGTCGATCCACGTATTCGTATTCAGTAA
- a CDS encoding ATP-binding cassette domain-containing protein yields the protein MMGLIEIKDLKVHYPIRGGFLNKVVDYVYAVDGVDFQIEAGKTYGLVGESGSGKSTIGKTIVGLEKATAGEILFENTNVISKRARKSIGYNKDVQMIFQDSMSSLNPKKRVLDIIAEPIRNFENLSVQEEKKRVQSLLDIVGMPTDALYKYPHEFSGGQRQRLGVARAVATNPKLIIADEPVSALDLSVQAQVLNFMKRIQEEYNLSYLFISHDLGVVKHMCDNIAIMNHGRFVEIGTREDIYNNPQHIYTKRLLSAIPKIDVENREQHKEERRKVEQDFQDLYSQYYDENGRVYDLKTISPTHQAAVKTTEGGGQ from the coding sequence ATAATGGGATTAATAGAAATAAAAGATTTAAAAGTGCATTACCCAATTCGTGGAGGCTTTTTAAACAAAGTAGTTGATTATGTTTATGCTGTTGATGGCGTTGATTTTCAAATTGAAGCTGGAAAAACGTACGGTTTAGTTGGAGAATCTGGTTCTGGAAAGTCAACAATTGGTAAAACAATTGTAGGGCTAGAAAAAGCCACAGCTGGAGAAATTTTATTTGAAAATACCAATGTTATCTCGAAAAGAGCTAGAAAATCAATTGGCTATAATAAAGATGTTCAAATGATTTTCCAAGATTCTATGTCAAGTTTAAATCCTAAAAAACGTGTATTGGATATTATTGCTGAACCTATTCGAAATTTTGAAAACCTATCTGTTCAAGAAGAAAAGAAACGTGTTCAAAGTTTGTTAGATATTGTTGGGATGCCAACAGATGCACTTTATAAATATCCTCATGAATTTTCTGGTGGTCAAAGACAACGTTTAGGTGTTGCGCGTGCTGTTGCAACAAATCCTAAATTAATCATTGCCGATGAGCCGGTATCAGCTCTTGACTTATCTGTTCAAGCTCAGGTACTGAACTTCATGAAACGTATTCAGGAAGAGTATAATTTAAGTTATTTATTTATCTCTCATGACCTAGGTGTGGTAAAACACATGTGCGATAACATTGCGATTATGAATCATGGCCGTTTTGTTGAAATAGGAACAAGAGAAGACATTTATAATAACCCACAACATATTTATACTAAACGCTTGCTGTCTGCTATTCCTAAGATTGATGTTGAAAATCGTGAACAGCATAAAGAAGAGCGTCGTAAAGTTGAACAAGATTTCCAAGACTTATACAGCCAATATTATGATGAAAATGGTCGTGTATATGATTTGAAAACTATTAGCCCAACTCATCAGGCAGCAGTTAAAACAACTGAAGGGGGAGGACAATAG
- a CDS encoding ABC transporter ATP-binding protein — MFVDNKLLDVRNLHTGFRIKDNFYDAVDDVSITLDKNEILAIVGESGCGKSTLAMTIMGLQDPKNTRITGDIIYNDLNLVGLSETLYNKIRGNDIGMIFQDPLSALNPLMRIGDQIAEALFYHTDLDEKQRTARAIELLNQVGIVNPERVAKQYPHELSGGMRQRVIIAIAISCKPPIIIADEPTTALDVTIQAQILDLLGDLQEETEAGIILITHDLGVVAETADRVAVMYGGQIVEEAPVDVLFSNPQHPYTRSLLNSIPQEDAHDSELHVIEGVVPSLKNMPRTGCRFAARIPWIPEDEHEEQPTLHEVEPGHFVRCTCYKHFHFREEGDA, encoded by the coding sequence TTGTTTGTTGACAACAAATTATTAGACGTGAGAAATTTACATACTGGATTTCGAATCAAAGACAATTTTTATGATGCAGTAGATGACGTGTCAATTACATTAGACAAAAATGAAATTTTAGCAATTGTTGGAGAATCAGGTTGTGGGAAAAGTACATTAGCAATGACCATAATGGGATTACAAGATCCAAAAAATACTAGAATTACAGGAGATATCATCTACAACGATTTAAATCTTGTAGGTCTATCTGAAACGCTTTATAACAAGATTAGAGGAAATGATATCGGGATGATTTTCCAAGATCCGTTATCAGCGTTGAATCCATTGATGCGTATTGGAGACCAAATTGCCGAAGCGTTGTTCTATCATACAGATTTAGATGAAAAACAACGAACTGCTCGTGCTATTGAATTGCTAAACCAAGTAGGGATTGTTAATCCTGAACGTGTGGCAAAGCAATACCCTCATGAATTGTCAGGTGGGATGAGACAACGTGTTATTATCGCGATTGCTATTTCTTGTAAACCACCAATTATTATCGCTGATGAGCCAACAACAGCACTTGATGTAACAATTCAAGCTCAAATTTTAGACTTATTAGGCGATTTACAAGAGGAAACAGAAGCCGGTATTATTTTAATTACTCACGATTTAGGTGTAGTAGCTGAGACAGCAGATAGAGTTGCTGTTATGTATGGTGGTCAAATTGTAGAAGAAGCACCTGTTGATGTTTTATTCTCTAATCCACAACATCCTTATACACGCTCGTTACTGAACTCAATTCCACAAGAAGACGCACATGACTCTGAATTACATGTTATCGAGGGAGTGGTTCCTTCATTAAAAAATATGCCACGTACAGGTTGTCGATTTGCAGCTCGTATTCCTTGGATACCAGAAGATGAGCACGAGGAACAACCAACGTTGCATGAAGTTGAACCAGGACACTTTGTTCGATGCACATGCTACAAACATTTCCACTTTAGAGAAGAAGGTGACGCATAA
- a CDS encoding YitT family protein, producing MVDNGYMEKVSMAVVNGILQAIALNLFWRPGHIYASGITGLGQIIVTLAEKASGVELPMGVVLYCLNIPLFILAWKMLSRKFTVFTMVSVFMTAFFVQIIPITVLSTDPIICAIFGGGVCGLGVGLALRSGLSSGGLDIVSMTIRKLTGRNVGSLNIIFNACIILTSGYLFGWPYSFYSAFSIFVNGKVVDMVYTKQKKMQVMIITSKPQAVVDELQSRMRRGITILNDAEGAFSHNEQKVLLTVLTRDQIPMLQHSMQQADPNAFVSISENVTIMGNFYETID from the coding sequence ATGGTGGATAACGGTTACATGGAAAAGGTTTCGATGGCCGTTGTTAATGGCATTTTACAAGCTATTGCACTGAATTTATTTTGGAGACCGGGACATATTTATGCCAGTGGTATCACAGGGCTAGGGCAAATTATCGTAACGTTAGCTGAAAAAGCATCTGGCGTTGAGTTGCCTATGGGGGTTGTATTGTACTGCTTAAATATTCCATTATTTATTTTAGCGTGGAAGATGCTAAGCCGAAAATTTACAGTCTTTACTATGGTATCCGTCTTTATGACAGCCTTTTTCGTGCAAATTATTCCAATTACTGTTCTATCTACAGACCCAATTATCTGTGCTATTTTTGGCGGGGGAGTTTGTGGGCTTGGTGTTGGTTTAGCATTACGTAGTGGATTGTCTTCAGGAGGATTGGATATCGTTAGCATGACGATTCGAAAATTAACTGGTCGAAACGTAGGCTCATTAAATATTATTTTTAATGCGTGTATTATTTTAACATCAGGTTATTTATTTGGCTGGCCTTACTCATTTTACAGTGCTTTTTCAATTTTTGTTAATGGTAAAGTAGTTGATATGGTCTACACTAAACAAAAGAAAATGCAAGTGATGATCATCACGTCAAAACCGCAAGCCGTAGTGGATGAGTTACAGTCTAGAATGCGTCGAGGTATTACAATTTTAAACGATGCTGAAGGGGCGTTTTCTCATAACGAACAAAAAGTATTACTAACGGTATTAACACGTGATCAGATTCCCATGTTGCAGCATTCAATGCAACAGGCTGATCCAAACGCGTTTGTAAGTATTTCTGAGAACGTGACAATTATGGGGAATTTTTATGAAACGATTGATTAA
- the aspS gene encoding aspartate--tRNA ligase, whose translation MQERTTYCGLVSEKDLGQEVVVKGWVQKRRDLGGLIFIDLRDREGIVQVVFNPEVSQEALKIADACRSEYVIGVRGKVVERTGSAINPRMKTGKVEIIAEDIIVYNEAKTPPFVIEDDQTISDDVRMTYRYMDIRRPSMLNNLKLRHHVTRVIREFLNDNGFLDVETPYLNKSTPEGARDYLVPSRVHPGHFYALPQSPQTTKQLLMGAGIDRYYQVVRCFRDEDLRGDRQPEFTQVDIETSFLTEEDIQAYTENMLSKVMKEVMGMDIPIPFPRMTYDDAMDRFGSDKPDTRFDMELIDMKEAVKDVDFKVFQQALSSGGAVKALNAKQAADKYSRKDLDKLGEWLAQFGAKGLAWVKVEEDGLKGPIAKFLVDASDKIIETTNAEVGDLLLFCADTDSVVAASLGALRNRLGKELDLIDPDKFNFLWVVDWPLFEYSEEEDRFVAAHHPFTMPKESDIELLETSPEKVYAKAYDVVLNGYELGGGSLRIYQRDLQEKMFKALGFTKESAESQFGFLLDALDYGFPPHGGIALGLDRLVMLLAKKDNIREVIAFPKNSKAADLMTSAPSIASKEQLEELSLSVELED comes from the coding sequence ATGCAGGAAAGAACAACATATTGTGGCCTAGTATCAGAAAAAGATTTAGGTCAAGAGGTTGTAGTAAAAGGGTGGGTGCAAAAGCGCCGTGACTTAGGAGGATTAATCTTTATCGATTTAAGAGATAGAGAGGGAATTGTTCAAGTAGTGTTCAATCCTGAAGTGTCACAAGAAGCTTTAAAAATTGCAGACGCTTGTCGTAGTGAATATGTGATTGGTGTGAGAGGTAAAGTAGTAGAGAGAACAGGTTCAGCTATTAACCCTCGAATGAAGACAGGTAAAGTTGAAATTATCGCTGAAGACATCATCGTATACAATGAAGCAAAGACACCACCATTTGTCATTGAAGACGATCAAACGATTAGTGATGATGTGCGTATGACATATCGTTACATGGATATTAGACGTCCATCAATGTTAAATAATCTAAAATTAAGACATCATGTAACACGTGTCATTCGCGAATTTTTAAATGATAATGGCTTTTTAGATGTGGAGACACCTTATTTAAATAAATCGACACCAGAAGGGGCAAGAGATTATCTGGTTCCTTCACGAGTTCATCCAGGACATTTTTACGCGTTACCCCAATCACCTCAAACAACTAAGCAATTGTTAATGGGAGCTGGAATTGATCGTTATTATCAGGTAGTTCGTTGTTTTAGAGATGAAGATCTACGAGGGGATCGCCAACCGGAATTCACTCAAGTGGATATTGAAACAAGTTTCTTAACAGAAGAAGACATCCAAGCGTATACTGAAAACATGTTATCGAAAGTGATGAAAGAAGTAATGGGAATGGATATTCCAATACCATTTCCACGTATGACGTATGATGATGCCATGGATCGATTTGGTAGTGATAAACCAGATACACGTTTTGATATGGAATTAATTGATATGAAAGAAGCAGTAAAAGACGTTGACTTTAAAGTGTTTCAACAGGCTTTAAGTTCAGGTGGAGCTGTCAAAGCATTAAATGCTAAACAAGCTGCAGATAAGTATTCACGTAAAGATTTAGATAAGCTAGGTGAGTGGTTAGCGCAATTTGGTGCAAAAGGATTAGCTTGGGTCAAAGTAGAAGAAGATGGTCTTAAAGGACCAATCGCGAAGTTTTTAGTTGATGCAAGTGACAAAATAATTGAGACAACAAATGCTGAAGTAGGAGATTTATTATTGTTCTGTGCAGATACTGATTCAGTTGTCGCAGCATCACTCGGAGCATTAAGAAATCGTTTAGGAAAAGAGTTAGACTTAATAGATCCAGATAAATTTAATTTCTTGTGGGTTGTTGATTGGCCATTATTTGAATACTCTGAAGAAGAAGACCGTTTTGTCGCAGCACATCATCCATTTACAATGCCAAAAGAAAGTGACATTGAATTATTAGAAACATCACCTGAAAAAGTTTATGCCAAAGCCTATGATGTGGTATTAAATGGTTATGAGCTTGGAGGGGGTTCTTTAAGAATTTACCAACGAGATTTACAAGAGAAGATGTTTAAAGCATTAGGATTTACGAAAGAATCGGCTGAATCTCAATTTGGTTTTCTTTTAGACGCATTAGATTATGGCTTCCCACCACATGGAGGAATTGCCTTAGGGTTAGATCGTTTAGTCATGTTGCTTGCGAAAAAAGATAATATCCGTGAAGTGATTGCCTTCCCTAAAAATAGTAAAGCTGCTGATTTGATGACTTCAGCTCCAAGTATAGCTTCAAAAGAGCAATTAGAAGAATTATCACTAAGTGTTGAGTTAGAAGATTAA
- a CDS encoding N-acetylmuramoyl-L-alanine amidase, which produces MKNTNSINRTIKMFIINILVVALVFIGFNYMRGNSQIATVGTTALNVREKPDAYSSVITQVHKEDKVTITDEKNDWYKIQTADKTVGWVPNWLLFDGTSGPYTNLTASVAKRNTELKKDNSESSEVIKTLKKNEHVNATLELNGWVRVYSDGKYGWVPSDSLIIQKNRDNKYKENQVLHVATTSAYLMSNNSTSSNKGDFLKYGATLTYLSETEDGWMKVKTKDGKTGFLNSWQVTSRKISSKEEKPGIPMPEFTVMLDPGHGGDDPGAQTNDGETLEKEVTLKTALAVRKELQSHGFNVLMTRDTDKFVSLTDIGKISSSSQANAFISFHYDSSAQANTASGTTTFYRKDSGKPLAQAINDSIANILPLENRGFGNQDYQVLRENSKPAVLLELGYINNDYDAAYIKNKNYHQKVADSVYDGLMVYIEEKSSKGAEN; this is translated from the coding sequence GTGAAAAACACAAACTCAATAAATCGCACGATAAAAATGTTTATCATTAATATTTTAGTTGTTGCTTTGGTTTTTATCGGCTTTAATTATATGCGAGGGAATAGCCAAATTGCCACTGTGGGAACAACTGCTTTAAATGTCCGTGAAAAACCTGATGCTTATTCTTCTGTTATTACCCAGGTCCATAAAGAAGATAAAGTCACTATTACAGATGAAAAAAATGATTGGTATAAAATACAAACAGCTGATAAAACAGTTGGGTGGGTACCTAATTGGCTATTATTTGATGGTACTAGTGGTCCATATACTAACTTAACTGCTTCCGTTGCTAAACGAAATACAGAACTAAAAAAAGATAACTCAGAAAGCAGTGAGGTAATCAAAACGTTAAAAAAGAATGAACACGTGAACGCGACTCTTGAGCTAAATGGTTGGGTACGTGTTTATAGTGACGGAAAATATGGTTGGGTGCCAAGTGATAGCTTAATCATCCAAAAAAATCGGGACAATAAATACAAAGAAAATCAAGTGCTTCATGTCGCCACTACTTCTGCTTACTTAATGAGCAATAACTCAACATCAAGTAATAAAGGTGATTTTTTAAAATATGGTGCTACTTTAACGTATTTATCTGAGACAGAGGATGGGTGGATGAAAGTTAAAACCAAAGATGGTAAAACTGGATTCTTAAATTCTTGGCAAGTCACTTCTCGTAAGATATCCAGTAAGGAAGAAAAACCAGGTATTCCAATGCCTGAATTTACGGTTATGTTAGATCCTGGACACGGTGGAGACGATCCAGGTGCACAAACAAATGATGGAGAAACTTTAGAAAAAGAAGTAACGCTAAAAACGGCCTTAGCAGTTCGAAAAGAACTCCAATCTCATGGGTTTAATGTTTTAATGACACGTGATACAGATAAATTTGTTTCCTTGACTGATATAGGAAAAATAAGTTCCTCTAGTCAAGCAAATGCTTTTATCAGTTTTCATTATGATTCAAGTGCACAAGCTAATACAGCTTCTGGAACAACCACATTCTACCGAAAAGACAGTGGTAAACCACTTGCTCAAGCTATTAACGATAGCATTGCGAACATTTTGCCTCTAGAAAACAGAGGCTTTGGTAACCAAGATTATCAAGTACTGCGTGAAAATTCAAAGCCTGCTGTCTTGTTAGAGTTAGGTTACATCAATAATGATTATGATGCTGCTTACATAAAAAATAAAAATTATCATCAAAAAGTGGCAGATTCTGTCTACGATGGACTAATGGTTTATATAGAAGAAAAAAGTAGTAAGGGTGCTGAAAATTAA
- a CDS encoding 3D domain-containing protein — translation MNYRKTITGLLCFVMLTSMPVSLFAATKEEDVKKQSVEISEKIDSALDNVNKNYRDLENLKSDVLDTESKILTTQQQIEKTKRSMEKRKEMVASRMKTIQTNEQSSTMVDTLLNANSVSDFVNRAVAMTVLQTAEKSKIETLETDKDKLERLREELVMDQQILVEKQTKIENDKAALESQVSDLKKELANNEATLKKLSEERVIKEAQAAKEKEMAKKAEELKKEGTTPVSTESNGNSNTSNNTQSASSGATVSTPVSTEKPASSGNGRTLTMQSTAYSYTEAGLTPYTATGIDLRKNSRVIAVDPSVIPLNSLVEVSGYGFAVAGDTGGAIRGNIIDVHFNTIDECRNWGRRTVTVTIQ, via the coding sequence TTGAATTATAGGAAAACTATAACTGGTCTATTGTGCTTTGTCATGCTAACAAGCATGCCAGTTTCGTTGTTTGCAGCAACGAAAGAAGAAGACGTGAAAAAACAAAGTGTTGAGATTAGTGAAAAAATCGATAGTGCACTTGATAATGTAAATAAAAATTATAGAGATTTAGAAAATTTAAAATCAGATGTGTTGGATACTGAATCAAAAATTTTAACAACACAACAACAAATCGAAAAAACAAAACGCAGTATGGAAAAACGCAAAGAGATGGTTGCCTCTCGTATGAAAACAATCCAAACCAACGAGCAAAGCTCAACAATGGTTGATACGTTGTTAAATGCTAATAGTGTCTCTGATTTTGTTAATCGTGCGGTTGCTATGACAGTTTTACAAACAGCGGAAAAATCAAAAATCGAAACCCTAGAAACAGATAAAGATAAATTAGAGAGATTACGAGAAGAATTAGTTATGGATCAACAAATTTTAGTTGAAAAACAAACTAAAATTGAAAACGATAAAGCCGCTCTAGAATCTCAAGTTAGTGATTTGAAGAAAGAATTAGCTAATAATGAAGCCACATTAAAAAAATTATCTGAAGAGCGAGTGATAAAAGAAGCACAAGCTGCGAAAGAAAAAGAGATGGCAAAAAAAGCAGAAGAATTGAAAAAAGAGGGAACAACCCCTGTTTCAACAGAATCTAACGGAAATAGCAACACTTCAAATAACACTCAATCAGCATCGAGTGGAGCAACTGTTAGTACCCCTGTCTCAACAGAGAAACCAGCATCAAGTGGTAATGGACGTACCTTAACGATGCAATCGACAGCTTATTCTTATACAGAAGCAGGATTAACACCATACACAGCAACAGGAATTGATTTAAGAAAAAATTCTCGCGTGATTGCGGTTGATCCAAGTGTCATTCCTTTAAATTCATTAGTTGAAGTATCTGGTTATGGATTTGCGGTAGCTGGAGATACTGGTGGAGCTATCAGAGGCAATATTATTGATGTTCATTTTAATACAATTGATGAGTGTAGAAACTGGGGAAGACGTACTGTAACAGTAACGATTCAATAA